A region of Vicugna pacos chromosome 7, VicPac4, whole genome shotgun sequence DNA encodes the following proteins:
- the NDUFA4 gene encoding cytochrome c oxidase subunit NDUFA4: MFRHIVGQAKKHPSLIPLFLFIGGGGTGAVLYVLRLAMFNPDVSWDRKNNPEPWNKLGPNEQYKFYSVNVDYSKLKKEGPDF, from the exons ATGTTCCGCCATATCGTCGGTCAGGCCAAGAAGCATCCTAGC ttgATCCCCCTCTTCTTGTTTATTggaggaggaggtactggagcaGTGCTGTATGTCTTGCGGCTGGCAATGTTCAATCCAGATGTCAG ttgGGACAGAAAGAATAACCCAGAACCCTGGAACAAACTGGGTCCCAATGAACAATACAAG ttcTACTCAGTGAACGTAGATTACAGCAAACTGAAGAAAGAAGGTCCAGACTTCTAA